A stretch of the Pirellulales bacterium genome encodes the following:
- a CDS encoding glycosyltransferase family 39 protein, whose protein sequence is MLRSMGRRGGADFCALASTIGPPRADHSDRPSGVPAKSPPAPRFDAASQPTSSDVRWTKVIVGFCLLHLLVWTLIPTLTQPNLPVDAIEMSFWGREWELGYHKHPPLPAWEAQFMLTATNYSPWSLYLMAQISIVACFFAVWRLAREVAVPGVAAASVVLLESVYYYTFTSTELNHNVVLMPAWAWSVTLFYLALTQQRWHYWLLTGFAVGLGLLTKYSVGFLLIPMTLFFFLRREGRQTLATPGPWLALAVALAIFAPHGWWMWDRDFMSIRYALGRADDGSELSDHLLNPLRFLLGQAGAAVPLLIGCCGLLGWPWRKRSPLAPSQRFARDYLAAMVLGPLVMHVAIACLFGMQMRSMWGAPLWSFAALALFVSYEVQPTRKALRDVFAWSVLAGGVFVAGTLVRNGLGPYATDKASRVHFAGDELAEQIEREWHERYARPLELVAGDWWLAGNVSFYGNEHARVYGSFAPGSFDLPAEFNPWTDDSELARTGGVILWDARSWGDELRDALRKRFPQARVAAPLVLDPATCADVAPARVGVAFIPPADARE, encoded by the coding sequence ATGCTCCGATCCATGGGCAGGCGAGGGGGGGCGGACTTTTGCGCGCTCGCCAGCACCATCGGCCCACCTCGCGCCGATCATTCCGATCGGCCCTCGGGCGTACCTGCCAAGTCCCCTCCAGCGCCACGTTTCGACGCCGCGAGCCAGCCAACGTCGAGCGATGTTCGCTGGACCAAGGTCATCGTCGGCTTCTGTCTGCTGCACTTGCTGGTGTGGACCCTCATTCCCACGCTGACGCAACCCAACCTGCCGGTCGATGCGATCGAGATGTCTTTCTGGGGCCGCGAATGGGAGTTGGGATATCACAAGCATCCGCCCCTTCCCGCGTGGGAGGCCCAGTTCATGCTCACGGCGACGAACTACTCGCCTTGGAGCTTGTATCTGATGGCACAGATCTCGATCGTGGCGTGCTTCTTCGCCGTGTGGCGGCTGGCTCGCGAGGTCGCCGTGCCGGGCGTCGCCGCGGCCTCGGTCGTGCTGCTCGAATCGGTTTATTACTATACGTTCACCAGCACCGAGCTGAACCACAACGTCGTCTTGATGCCGGCCTGGGCCTGGTCGGTGACGTTGTTCTACCTGGCACTGACGCAGCAGCGGTGGCACTACTGGCTGCTGACCGGGTTCGCCGTCGGCTTGGGGCTGCTCACCAAGTACAGCGTCGGCTTTCTGCTGATCCCGATGACGCTGTTCTTCTTCCTGCGGCGCGAAGGTCGGCAGACGCTGGCCACGCCGGGGCCCTGGCTCGCTCTGGCCGTGGCCTTGGCGATCTTTGCTCCGCATGGCTGGTGGATGTGGGATCGGGACTTCATGAGCATTCGCTACGCCTTGGGGCGTGCCGACGACGGCTCGGAACTCTCGGACCATCTGCTCAATCCGTTGCGATTTCTGCTAGGTCAGGCTGGCGCGGCGGTTCCACTGTTGATCGGCTGCTGCGGCCTGCTCGGCTGGCCCTGGCGCAAGCGAAGCCCGCTCGCGCCGTCGCAGCGATTCGCGCGCGACTATCTCGCCGCCATGGTCCTAGGTCCGCTTGTCATGCATGTGGCTATCGCGTGCCTGTTCGGCATGCAAATGCGCAGCATGTGGGGTGCCCCGCTCTGGTCGTTCGCGGCCTTGGCGCTCTTCGTCTCATACGAAGTCCAGCCGACCCGCAAGGCCTTGCGCGACGTCTTCGCCTGGAGCGTTTTGGCTGGCGGAGTCTTCGTCGCAGGCACCCTGGTGAGAAACGGGCTCGGTCCCTACGCCACCGACAAGGCCAGCCGCGTCCATTTCGCTGGCGATGAGCTTGCCGAGCAGATCGAACGGGAGTGGCACGAGCGCTACGCTCGCCCGCTCGAACTGGTCGCGGGAGACTGGTGGCTGGCCGGCAACGTGAGCTTCTACGGCAACGAGCACGCGCGCGTGTATGGCAGCTTCGCGCCGGGGAGCTTCGATTTGCCTGCCGAGTTCAATCCCTGGACTGACGATTCTGAGTTGGCTCGCACCGGCGGAGTGATCCTGTGGGACGCCCGCTCCTGGGGAGACGAGCTGCGCGATGCGCTGCGCAAGAGGTTCCCCCAGGCAAGGGTGGCAGCGCCCCTCGTGCTCGACCCCGCGACGTGCGCTGATGTGGCGCCGGCGCGTGTGGGAGTGGCCTTTATTCCACCGGCCGACGCGCGCGAATGA